The following proteins come from a genomic window of Anas acuta chromosome 22, bAnaAcu1.1, whole genome shotgun sequence:
- the SPSB1 gene encoding SPRY domain-containing SOCS box protein 1, translated as MGQKVTGGIKTVDMRDPVYRPLKQELQGLDYSKPTRLDLLLDMPPVSYEVQLLHSWNNDDRSLNVFVKEDDKLIFHRHPVAQSTDAIRGKVGYTRGLHVWQITWAMRQRGTHAVVGVATADAPLHSVGYTTLVGNNHESWGWDLGRNRLYHDGKNQPSKTYPAFLEPDETFIVPDSFLVVLDMDDGTLSFIVDGQYMGVAFRGLKGKKLYPVVSAVWGHCEIRMRYLNGLDPEPLPLMDLCRRAVRLALGKERLNEIPALPLPASLKSYLLYQ; from the exons ATGGGTCAGAAGGTCACAGGTGGGATAAAGACTGTGGATATGAGGGACCCGGTGTACAGGCCTTTGaaacaggagctgcagggactCGACTACAGCAAACCCACGCGTCTGGACTTGCTGCTGGACATGCCTCCGGTGTCGTACGAAGTCCAGCTACTGCATTCGTGGAACAACGACGACCGCTCGCTGAATGTATTCGTGAAGGAGGATGACAAGCTGATATTTCACCGGCATCCGGTGGCTCAGAGCACAGACGCTATCAGAGGCAAAGTCGGCTACACGCGAGGACTGCACGTGTGGCAGATCACCTGGGCGATGCGGCAGCGGGGCACACACGCCGTGGTAGGGGTGGCAACAGCAGACGCCCCTCTGCACTCTGTAGGGTACACCACGCTCGTAGGAAACAACCACGAGTCGTGGGGATGGGACCTTGGGCGCAACAGACTGTACCACGACGGCAAGAACCAGCCCAGTAAAACCTACCCTGCCTTCCTAGAGCCAGATGAAACTTTCATCGTGCCGGATTCCTTCCTGGTGGTTCTGGACATGGACGATGGGACGCTGAGCTTCATTGTGGACGGGCAGTACATGGGTGTTGCCTTTCGGGGACTCAAGGGGAAAAAGCTGTACCCCGTGGTGAGCGCAGTGTGGGGACACTGTGAAATTCGGATGCGCTACTTGAACGGACTCGACC CTGAACCACTGCCTCTGATGGACTTGTGTCGGCGAGCTGTGAGGCTTGCTCTGGGCAAGGAAAGACTGAATGAGATCCCCGCGCTGCCACTGCCAGCCTCCCTCAAGAGTTATCTGCTCTACCAATGA